Genomic segment of Arachis stenosperma cultivar V10309 chromosome 4, arast.V10309.gnm1.PFL2, whole genome shotgun sequence:
actcttccaagaagcttgatattgatgttgaggagggtgcgcaacctccaaggcatgtcatcgttggagacttggaagaagcttatcaagagatggattcaatcatggataaATTTCTCTCTAaaatggaatcctctcccattggacatgaagttgaagttatagaagagtgtgcacaacctttCATACCCCTGGGGAGCAATgagaaagagagctaccaagagaaAAACGTTGGCACGGTGTATGTTGagattgaagaatatgaagaggttgatcaaaagatggatttattcatcaatgaatttctatccaaaattgagTCACCTCCCATTAGGCAAGAAAtcaaagttcttgaagacaacaccaagccatgtGATAAAAGGGGAAAGGTTGAAATCGAGGAAGCTCgcaaagaggtggaaacaactaaagaagagcacaaggaagtagaccttgcattgtctaagtgtggggaggtctcccttcccaagtcaccatccaacacaacattcaagtgggtaaaattcttatccctaagcttcactttctcacttgaatatggtttgattgaaaatgatggtcaacttagagctctttgtggagttaagggtaggaaagagttgtgtagtggttggaagtTTGGAATTAAGCTCATTAAGGTCAAAGCTTCAAAATGTGGGAACTATGATTGGATGCATGCTACCTTGTGTCGGTCTAGGAGGAAGACTTGGTATACTCAAGAGAAACCCCAATTCTACTATTTGACTCATACtttttatagaaaaagaaggagcagtagaaaaagccaatagcccttaaaaccaaaaggcaagggtaaaaaggatccaaggctttgagcatcaatggataggagggcccaaggaaataaaatccaggcctaagcggctaaatcaagctgtccctaaccatgtgcttgtgtcatgaaggtccaagtaaaaaaagcttgagactaagtggttaaagtcgtgatccaaggcaaaagagtgtgcttaagagctctggacaccactaactggggactttggcaaagctaagtcacaatctgaaaaggttcacccagttatgtgtctgtggcatttgtgtatccggtggtaatactggaaaacaaagtgcttagggccacggtcaagactcataagtagctgtgttcaagaatcaacatgcttaaattaggaaattcaataacacaatccaaaattctaagttcccagagacgccaatcactctaaactacaaagaaaaaagtgagatgccaaaactgttcagaagcaaaaagctacaagtcccgctcatgtaattaaattgatattcattgatattttgaatttatagtatgttctcttctttttatcctatttgattttcagttgcttggggacaagcaacagtttaagtttggtgttgtgatgagcggataatttatacgctttttggcattgtttttaggtagtttttagtaagttcaagctacttttagggatgttttcattagtttttatgataaattcacatttctggactttactatgagtttgtgtgtttttctgtgatttcaggtaaattctgactgaaattgagggatttgagcaaaactctgaaaaaggctgacaaaaggactgctgatgctgttggattctgacctccctgcactcgaaatggattttctggagctacagaactccaattggcgcgctctcaacggcgttgaaaagtagacatccagggctttccagcaatatataatagtccatactttatttggaagatgacgacgtaacttggcgttgaacgccaagtacatgctgctgtctggagttaaacgccagaaaaacgtcatgatccggagttgaacgcccaaaacacgtcataactcggagttcaactccaagagaagcctcagctcgtggattgatcaagctcagcccaagcatacaccaagtgggccccggaagtggatttatgcatcaattacttactcatgtaaaccctaggagctagtttattataaatagaacattaaactattgtattagatgtctttgatcattcggtcttgtgaccacatgggggctggccattcggccatgcctgaaccttttacttatgtattttcaacggtggagtttctgcacaccatagattaagggtgtggagctctgctgtacctcaagtattaatgcaattctattttcttttattcaattccctcttattcttattccaagatatccattcgtacccaagaacatgatgaaggtgatgagtaaataaccctcattatcattctcatttatgaacgcgcgtgattgacaaccacttccgttctacatgcaaccgagcttgaatgtgtatctcttagattccccaacagaatcttcgtggtataagccagatagatggcggcatttatgaggatccggaaagtcttaccttgtctgtggtattccgagtaggatcctgggaatccggaaagtctaaccttgtctgtggtattccgagtaggattccggtaatgaatgactgtgacgtgcttcagacttgcaagtgctgggcgttagtgacaaacgcaaaagaatcaagggattctattccagtaggcgcaggaaccaaccagtgattagccgtgctgtgacagagtgcgtgagcgtagttttcactgcgaggatgggatgtagccatcaaccatgggtgatgcctccagacgattagccatgcgagtgacagccgcagaggaccattttcccgagaggattgaaagtagccaccgctgatggtgaacccctatacacagcttgccatggaaaggagtaagaaggattgagttgaagcaatagaagagcaggcgtccttgggccatacagcatcttcatatacttaactgaaattcctaccaatgaatctgcataagtattctatcccttttattatttcttctttaaatttcgaaaacccataatcaaattttaatctgcctaactgagatttacaaggtgaccatagcttgcttcataccaacaatctctgtggattcgacccttactcacgtaaggtttattacttggacgacccagtacacttgctggttagttgaacggagttgtgacttcaaataaggacaattattgaataaattcatacaagtacaaagagcatgtgatcacaatttcgtccaccaggagGAATTCGAGACGTTGCTCGATGGAACATGTACAAGATGTCTCGAATTACCTGGTaactttaaataaatatataagtgATTTCCTTTcagtagaaaataaaaatgattcttcTGATGAAGTTGAATCACCTAGGAATGtaatttcttcttattttcataAGAAAATTTTGATGTCTTCAATCGAATTTAGTCAttgtttaagttatttttctttttgtaattgGAATGATGTTATCAGTCAAACTGCTGATAAAATAGCAGAAGTTCATTGTATTGAAAATGAAGCTATTGTTAATCCAGCAAATGATCAAGTTCATTCTATTCCTAATGAATCTGTTGATTTCTCTTTTGATTGCATCTATGATTTAGAACTTTTGGATTTTTAAAAGTATTCAGTAAAAGATGATGACCATGCAAAGGGGCTTGAATCCCAAGATCCTCTAGAGAAAATTAATTTGGGATCTGCTAATGATGTTCGAATTACCTACATTTGTAAGGGTCTTGCATATCCTCTTCGAACTGAATTGTTCCATCTTTTACATGAGTTTAAAGATTTTTTTGCCTGAGATTATCATGAGATGCATGGTCTCGATCGTTCTCTTGTAGAACATCGATTAATATTAAATCCGAATGCTCAACCTGTGAAGCAAACCCCTTGATGTTTTGCTCTAGAAATTAATCAAAAGATTAAGGAAGAAATAGAACGGTTAATTAAAGCAAAGTTTATTCGAACTATACGCTATGTTGAATGGGTTTTAAATATTGTTCTTgtaatgaagaagaatgggaaaTTAAGGGTGTGTATTGATTTTAGAGATCTGAATAATGCCACCCCGAAGGATGAATATTTTATGCCCATAGCAGACATGTTGATCGATTTTGTAGCAGGGAAtgaaattttaagttttatggacggttattcaggatataaccaaatcttCATCGCAGAAGATGATGTGTCTAAAACTGCTTTTCGTTGCCCTGGGGCTTTAGGCACTTATGAATGGGTAGTTATGCCATTCGGTTTGAAAAATGCTGGTGCAACTTACCAACGGGCAATGAATGCCATATTCCATGAGTATATTAGAAAATTTATGGAGGTATATATTGATGATGTCATGGTCAAGTCGAATTCGGTGAATCAGCACATTGATCATTTGAGAAAGGCGTTCATTACTATGTGAAGGAAATGATTAAAAATGAATCCGTTGAAATGCGCCTTTGGAGGATTGGCAGGGAACTTTATGGGTTTTTTTGTTCATAAAAAAGGGATTGCAATTGATAAAAATAAGGCTAATGCAATTTTAGCATTGTCTTCTCCTAAGTCGAAAAAAGAAGTGCAATCATTCCTTGGGAAAGTGAATTACCTTCGAAGGTTCATATCGAATCTTTGTGACCGAACTTGAATGCTTGCACCTTTAGTAAAACTAAAGAATGATTCACAGTTTGAATGGACGAACGAGCATCAACAGGCTTTTGAATCAATAAAGGCTTATTTGTCCAAAACTCAGATAATGGCGAATATTCTCCCACATGAGCCCTTAAAATTGTACATTGCTGCATCTCCAAACACGATTGGGTGTATGCTAGTCCAAGATGATGAGAATGGACATGAACGAGCCATTTATTACCTTAGTCGAGTGTTGACTGATATATAGACAACGTATTCTCCAATAGAAAGATTGTGTTTGTCTTTATACTATGCGTGCATGAAATTAAAATGTTACATGGTAGCTAAGCCTGTGAAAATTATTGCACAAACTGATCTTGTCAAATATATGTTGAGTTCTCCAATATTGCGAGGTAGTTTGGGGAAGTGGATGTTAACTTTGACAGACTTCGATTTACAATACATTCCAGCAAAGGCTGTGAAAGGTCAGGTTATTGcagattttttatttgataattcAAATAATCTGAATGACCAGGGGGCAAATGTGCTTGACATTAAAGTCGATTATTGGAAGTTATATTTCGATAGATCGAAGCACAAAGATGGTGCAGGAGTAGGAATTCTCATTATTTCACCAGAAGAAATTTCATCGGAATTTCTGTTTGAGTTAAATTATCCTTGCTCAAATAATATGGCAGAATATGAAGCTTTAATTTTAGGCCTTGAAATTTTGATTGGAAAAGGGACTTTGGAAGTCCAGATCTTAGGAGATTCCCAATTGGTATTGAAACAGTTATCGAAAGAGTTCAAATGTAAAAATGAAAAGTTGCAAAAATATTTGGCAACGACTTGGGAGTTGTTAACAGCCTTTCAAAAAGTTTCATTGGTCCATATCCCGAGGATCCAAAACGAAATTGCTAATGAGTTGGCCCAAATAGCTTCAAGATATAGAATAGGCCCAGAAACACTAAGAAAGTTGGCAAATATCCGTCAAATATTAGTGCTTGTGGATGAAAGAGAAGCTTTGTGTATGGATGAAAGGGAAGATGATGATTGGAGGAAACACATTGCCGAGTATTTGAGGAATCCTAGTACTCAATTCGATAGAAAAACAAAATTGTGAGCAATGAATTTTGTCTTGATGGCTGATGAGTTGTTTAAGAAAGGAATCGACGGGAGCTTTTCGAGAAGTTTGAATCAAGTAGATAAAAACACTTCTTTAGGAGAAGTTCATAAAGAAATTTGTGGTGCTCATTAGGCTGGGATTAAAATGAAATGGGTAATATGTTGAAATCATGTCTATTGGCCCTCCATGATCAAAGACTGTATCGATTATGCAAAAACATGTCAAGAATGTCAACGACATGGAGCAATACAATAGATCCCAGCGTCTGAGTTGCATTCGATCATTAAGTCATGACCGTTTAGAGGTTGGGCTCTGGACTTAATTGGATTGATACACCCTCCTTCATCGAAACATCATAAATTTATTCTGATAGCAATAGATTATTTTACGAAGTGGGTCGAAGCAGTTCCTTTAATAGAGGCTGGGCAAAACAAAATAATAGATTTTATTGAGGAACATATAATCCATCGATTTGAAATTCCTCAAACATTGAGTATTGACCAAGGAACTATATTTACTGGTcagcaaataaaaaattttgcagCTTTAAGAAACATTAATATGGTTACTTCAACCCCTTATTATGTACAAGCCAATAGGCAAGTTGAGGCGGCAAATAAAATTTTGATCAATTTGATAAAAAAGAAGATCGGAAGTAGACCTCGAACTTGGCATGAGACTTTGAGTCAAGTGTTGTGGGATTATCGAAATTCACCAAGGGGATCAACAGGTACTTCTCCTTATAAATTAGGATACGGACATGATGTTGTGTTACCATTGGAAATCAATCTTAATTCTTTTAGAGTATTAAAGCAAGATGATTTGCCTGTTGACGATTATTGGAACGCAATGTTTGATGAGTTAAATGATTTAGACTCAGAACGTATATCGGCGCTTGAAAATATGATTCGGCAAAAAGAAAGTATTGCTCGAAGTTATAATTGtcgaataaaagaaaaatgtttcaGTATAGAAGAGTTGGTTTTGAAAGTTATTTTGCCAATAGAAAAGAAATCGAAGGTTCTTGGCAAATGGTCCAATACTTGGGAAGGGCCTTTTCAAATAATTGAATTATATTTCGGAAATGCATATCGAATCAAAGATATTGAATCTGGAAATGTAATCAAATCGGTAAATGGAAAGTACTTGAAGCAATACCATTGTttattaaatcaaaattaaaatgcataagTTTGGAGATAAAAGGATGTCCTTACAAATATTGATATCCTAAGGCGAAGAAATAAAAGGTGCTAGGAGCTTGGCCAAGTCAGAATACAGTTGAATTCTCTTACTATCCAGGGCTTAGAGTATTTCGGTATGTTCATATTCTTCCTATTGAATTTTTTCGAATTTCCTCGTGCATTCCTCTTGTTTGGCCTCAATGGTATATATCTCCTTAAAAAGTTGCTGTTGCTTGCGTTGAGCAATGGCCAGAGGTAGATCTATATCAGCTTTTCTCTTTCGAACCATGGCAAGCCTTTCATTGATCCGAATTAATCCTGCTTcgagttcttcttcttctctgacataATAGGCTCGAGTAGTAAAGGCTTGAGAGATTCTTAGACTAAATTCTTTGCAAGAATCTTTCATTGGTTGAAGAGCTCATTATATCCCTTTATTTCGGAGGTGATTATGGTCGCTTTCTCCTTAAACTCTTGTAACTTATTCTGGGCAGCAACATAGTCATTGGCGATCTTTTTGAACTTCTTGAATATGGCAGAATACTAAGCTGGAACTTGAAGCTCAAGAGAAGAACTTAGAATCTCAGAAAGAATTGGTTTCAAGCCTGATGGATTGGTTCATTCAAGGGGAGAATGTGATAGGAGTCTAAGAAGAGCGATCAATTGGTTGCGAGCACTTTCATTTAGTTCAAGAAGGTGACTAGATGTTGAAGGACCTATAGGTGTTGGAGTGGAAATGGGCACCTTGTCTTCTTGAACAAGTTGGTTTAAGATATTAACCAAACTAATTAGATCATTGTCATTTGGTTGGGGGATCATACCAAGAGTTCCTGAAGGTGGTTCCAAGTCATGAGGAGTTGAAAGTCCAGAATCCCTGGGTGGACTGAAAGATTTTTCTAGTGAAAGGACAGTTTCTGAAAATCGGGTAGGTGAATCGGATTCAGGAACAATGGTTTCTGGAACTCGAGAAGGTGAATCGGAATTGGATTTTAGAACTCGAGAAGGAGAGTCAGAGTCAGGAGCCACTTAGGATCCAGTAGAAGCCCTAGCCTGAACTAGTGAAAGAGAGTGTTTGATGTTTCCAGTCTGAGATGGTGAATGTTGTTCCTTTGATAAATCAACCACTtgtattttttgtcaaaattggGGGAACTACCCAAATGGGTTCAGCAGATGCAATGGTTTAGGCTGATGAATGAGATTTTTGTGGTTCTGGCCTTGGCTGATTTTGTTGTATGAGTTGATCAGGGGTAAGAGAGGAAGAAGTTGATTGAGCAGTGGTCTCAGGCTGAAATAAGCATATAAAATTGAATCGTTGAGCACAGTTCGATAGACTTAATATATTCGAAAAAAGGTTTACCAGAATGGGTTGTCTTCCTCTTTGAATCAATTGAGAAGCTGGGTCAgctccatcatcatcatccaagTCTAGAGAGGCATTAAGAAGATTTTGGATTGAGCTTCTGGGAAGTGTGTCTTGAAAGTAGCTAATTGAAAGCCTCAATGTGTTGCTTATCAGACACCCCATCTGCAGGTTTTATcatgaattttttgaaaatggcattcagTCAGAGTTGAAGAATTCAAAGAGGGCCACCTATGCTAATCAGAAAATTCTTTCAAAGGCAATTAACATATCGGCCAAGTTCTTCAAAAATGTGCCCCATAAGTAACTTAGACAAATTGAAGCTTTTCCCTTCATGTAAAAGAGCAACAAGGGGATAGAAAAGCTTTTGCATTTGAACACTTCGAGAACAGAAGACTATGGAATTTagccaataaaataaaaatgccATATGTTCATCGTCCGTCATAGGTTCATTGTCTTCACACATATGGTGGGCAATAAATTCACTGTAAGAAGTTATAGAACTAATTTTGTATTGCTGCTCAGGTATCATATCAGAGGTAAATTCAGGGGAGCTTATTGGAAGCCCTGTGATAGCAGCCACATCAAGAAGTGACATACCAATCATCCCTCAAGGAAGGTGAAAATTGTTGGTCGTTCTATTCTAGAAATGAGTCACAACACCAATCATCCAAGGATATGTCGAGGGGGCAAAAGATGAAAGTCGAAGGAGATCTTGGATTCCCAGAGCACCCCAGGCAACGTTTTCCTCTGGTGCAAGACGTCTGTGTTAGGCTATAAAATCAGTTCCTCGTGGGGTAACTTTAGGGTTGTTTCTAAAGGCCTTTTGAGGGTTCGTAAAGAAAGAGATGTCAAGGTCTTGATTAATCAGTAAGTCTTTCTCTTGGGCACTTGGAAAAAAGTGAAGCCGTCTGTTCACCCTTTCTAAATTGTCAATGTGGTCGACAAAATAGTGAGTTTCGTCAGTGACGTTAAAGGGGATAAGGATTCTGGGGTCATCGATTTGAAGTTGCGGGTCCCCAATGATCTCATTATTGATTTGGTTCAATATGTGCAAAGATGGAGGAGTTGATTGTTGTGTTATTATACTTTTGCCCTTATCCTGTGCAGTAGCGTGAGAAGATGAAGCAGCCATTGATGAACAAGGAGGAAAGTGAGAACAGAAAATGGCAGCTATGAAATGAAACAGAATGCAAGGTTTCAAGGAGCAAAGAttcaagaaaggaaaaataatagtgtgaagtttaatttaaataagGGTTTACTTCTTAACCGTTGTTACAAGAGGGAttcaaagagaaaagaggtaactTTGCAAAGAAGGTAAAGTGGTGGAGAGAGAGTTTGTGATCGTGGGAGACGTGTCAAACGGGtcaaaattgattgaaaaagtaaatggcaattaTGGCCAATTAAGGTAATTCCCATTAAACCATGGTTAAAGACTAAATTAGGATTAAGTGTTTCGTCTTCTGAGGAGTGACTTCGAAAACAAACACATTCATCCTAGGGGACAATTTGTTagtcaaaaaataattatatttgaaGGTTGAACTGATTCGAAATATTAATAAAGTTTCAAAAAGGAAGTAGAGATCAAAAGGGATGCACGTGAAGGCATCGAGTGGGAAACTGTTTGGCACGGTTTCAATGAACATAGTAAATCGAGTAGTTACTCGAATGAAGAAGATCGAAGGTTTTTTCGAGTTAAGGATTTTCAGTAACTGGCACACGTTTGGGCAAAAGAGCGGGAACGGTTACCCAGACTTTCGCACACGAGGGGGGATCATGTCATTAATGATCGGTTACGGAAGAGGGCTATAAATATTAGAAAGTATTAAGAAATCAGGGTTGGaactttttttttcagaaatacaCTCAAGCACACTCACATCCCAGCGAATTTCTAAGTCTGCGTTTGAGTTCGATTTTTGTAGGGTTCCTTCCATGTCTTtgtctttttaatttataaattcagCAAACTTTACTTTTCCTGTTCAATTTATCTTTCAAGAAAccttttgtttctttgttaaatttacattttaATGGCTTTAATTTCCATGTTAAAAAGtcctttatttttattgtttcttTGTAGAGTTCTTTTTTTACTTTGCAAATTTCTTTCGATTTCAGTCAATTTGTCTTTCAAAAGCttattttaaatcttttgaACTTTACAAATTTTTTTCGATTTCAATCTATTTCAATGCTAGATCATTAGAATCAAACTATCATCGATTTGCTAAAATCGACAAAACAGATGTTtacttttttctcttcttaatTCAAGTCTGTTTTTTAACATAGAGTTTTTGCTCTTCACAAATTTAATTCTATCAGAAAAGAGATTGAATCTATTTGAATTCATAAAAACTTTGGAGCGAATGTTATTTTTGTGAGTGTTTTAGAAAAGGTAAAAACTCATATGAACGGTTCTAAACTTTAAGTTttacatgaaaataaaattgtacGTGAGACTGCACCCTCCAAAACTCGAATGCAATTTTtagtagtttatttttttttagaacaACATCCTACTTGCCACTTACCCAGTCCATTAACCTACTTTCCTTTCTTCCTTTTAATACACCTGAGCTCACTTGCCACTTGCGGAGCCTATTAACCCaataattaaaaagagaaaCCCAAGGTCTAGAAGAAAAAACACTCCATCCCTCTTCCACCATCGCCCCAACAGTCCCGCACGTGTTGATCGCAAATAGCCCAGAAATTCTCCACCGCCACTCTCCCAGTCCGACGCCACTCCGTCTGCTTCTCCGTTTGCCACTTTGCCCTCCGCCGTGCATCAGTACAGTAagttgttattattaatttattatcattGTTTTGAAAGTCGGTTCGAACTGGTCGAACCGAGAATCGGTGAGTACATCGGTTTGGTTGATATGCGTAACTGCCTTTTCCGGCCAAAAACCGGAAGGTCGACCGAACCTGTAATTGTTCGGTTTTTGCCCTAATACACCTAAATGACGTCGATTTACCATCTCATGAAAAAAAAACCAAATTCCTTCCATCCCTCCTCATGCGATACTAACTCCTAGACTTAGCCTCcatcttttctctcttcttcaagCTGTGTCGCCGTCGCCGTCCCCACTGCTCCAGCGCCGTCGCAACTCGTCGAATCATCTCAACTGTGTCGCTTCTATTCCACTTCCGCCGTGCTCCAACTGTCCTCTGTTTCAATCCCGTCGCCTGTGTCTTCTAGTTTGAGTTCCTCATCTGtgctccctctctctctcttctgtTTGAGTTCCGGGTCTCCCTCTCCCTCTTCTGTGTTCGAGTTCCAGCCAAATTGAAAGGtgatttttgggttttttttctTCGATCATCACTCTGATAGATCTCTTTTGTTTTTGAGATTTGGTTTTATTTCTGGTTGGGATTGGTGATTTGAATCTTTTTCTTGGAACTTGAAAGTTGGTTTTTGGTGCTTTCCTTTTCAAGTTGCTTGCTGCTTCAATATGAGAGGATTGTGAATTTTGTTTTAAGAGTGATTGAAGGTTCCTTGGTTTGGGGTCTTCACTTTCTTATGTGTATGGAAGCTTAGCCTTTGATTCTTTGAACACACGTATCAAGTTATTGTTTTCGGCAATGGGGATTctcatatatttttcattttattcatgAGTTTTAATCGTTCCTATTGGTCTTGTGTTGTGCTGTGTTTTAGTTCTTGTTATTGTGATTTTGAGATTTTCAGTTCATCTTCATGCTCATGTTCTTGttttattataatttgttaTAAATTGTTAATTATTTCTGTCTTATAATTGTTCTTATCCTTGTTCAATTCATGCCTCCcttgtatattttgattgataattttagAGATAATACACATTTTGGTCCTTCAACTTGCATGTGAGTTTTAATTTAGTGTTCAAATTTCAATTGcctttatttagtttttaaactTTGGGAATGTAACTCATGTTAGTCCTTGGGACAATTTTTCGATGGACAATGTTAACAAAACACTAACATGGATAACCGGATGCTACGATGTCATTTTTGCTTTGGCTCTTAAATAGCAGGATGTTACGATGAAACAAGTAATATGGCGTCGTTTTACAAGTTCTAGCATGGTATTTGGTTGTTCATATCAACActtcattaatatttttgtgtGAAAAATTATTCATGGGCTAATGTGAGCTAAGTTTTTAAAGTTTGGAAACTAAAGAGAAACAATTGAAATTTCaaagactaaattaaaaattgCATACAAATttagagataaaattaaatattaattcattttttatatattttttag
This window contains:
- the LOC130975367 gene encoding uncharacterized protein LOC130975367, coding for MVAKPVKIIAQTDLVKYMLSSPILRGSLGKWMLTLTDFDLQYIPAKAVKGQVIADFLFDNSNNLNDQGANVLDIKVDYWKLYFDRSKHKDGAGVGILIISPEEISSEFLFELNYPCSNNMAEYEALILGLEILIGKGTLEVQILGDSQLVLKQLSKEFKCKNEKLQKYLATTWELLTAFQKVSLVHIPRIQNEIANELAQIASRYRIGPETLRKLANIRQILVLVDEREALCMDEREDDDWRKHIAEYLRNPSTQFDRKTKL
- the LOC130975368 gene encoding uncharacterized protein LOC130975368; translation: MVTSTPYYVQANRQVEAANKILINLIKKKIGSRPRTWHETLSQVLWDYRNSPRGSTGTSPYKLGYGHDVVLPLEINLNSFRVLKQDDLPVDDYWNAMFDELNDLDSERISALENMIRQKESIARSYNCRIKEKCFSIEELVLKVILPIEKKSKVLGKWSNTWEGPFQIIELYFGNAYRIKDIESGNVIKSNTKLELEAQEKNLESQKELVSSLMDWFIQGENVIGV